The DNA segment AAGGGCGCGTATACCGATGCTGCGGACAAACCTGGACTTTTTGAAGAAGCTGACGGTGGAACGCTTCTTTTGGATGAGCTGAATTCCATGCCTCTTGGTTTGCAGGCAAAGCTTTTGCGTGTCTTGCAGGAAAAGCGTGTGCGTCGACTTGGCTCGCATTCAGAGATTCCAGTCAATGTCTGCGTGGTGAGTATTTTGAATGAAGCCCCGCTTGATGCTGTGCGCAACGGTATCCTGCGGCGTGACCTGTTCTATCGTCTTGCCGTGGTGGGAATTGCTGTTCCGGCTCTTCGTGAGCGGAAGGGGGATATCCAGCTTTTGGCCAAGACCTTTATAGAGCACTCAGAGTTGCGGCAGGCTTCCGGAGATGTTGAAATCTCTGAGGACGTGCTCCAGATGTTTGCGGACTATGCCTGGCCGGGGAATATCCGAGAGCTGCGGCATGTTATTGAAGGAAGTCTTGTGCTTTTGGGCGAAGGGAAGTGTATCGATCAGGACTGCCTGCCCCGACATTTTCGGGATGCGTGGGAGCAGGGGCTTGTGAATTCTCTTGAGCAGGAGCACCGGGCTGCTCAGGAAGATGAGATGCGGAGTGGGGCACAGCGCTATTATGATTACCGGGGGGTAAAAAAGAGTAGTGTCATCCCGCTCAAATCCTGTGTGCAGGAGTACGAAACCCAGTGCATCAGGAATGTGTTGCGTGTCACTGGAGGAAATGTTGCCAAGGCTGCACGAATTTTTGAAATTACTGCCGCTGGACTGCGGTACAAAATGAAACAGCTCGACATAACCGAAGAGGATTAGTCGAGCTGCGA comes from the Desulfobaculum bizertense DSM 18034 genome and includes:
- a CDS encoding sigma-54 interaction domain-containing protein; translation: MKAIWDDMGIGVAVVDAQGICEYMNPIQQRVDGFSRIPVKGQHITSLYVPHELECIPTIECLQKSIPLLKKSYFYKTSNNYLASTVSDFFPLFKHGKKDGVIAFTIWTGTTSLVNSRKSSAKTVRGKAAKPQQYKYYTFESLVGEDKELLEVIHEARTAARTSSPVMIWGESGTGKELFAQAIHAESTRRNMPFVAVNCAAIPENLLEGILFGTTKGAYTDAADKPGLFEEADGGTLLLDELNSMPLGLQAKLLRVLQEKRVRRLGSHSEIPVNVCVVSILNEAPLDAVRNGILRRDLFYRLAVVGIAVPALRERKGDIQLLAKTFIEHSELRQASGDVEISEDVLQMFADYAWPGNIRELRHVIEGSLVLLGEGKCIDQDCLPRHFRDAWEQGLVNSLEQEHRAAQEDEMRSGAQRYYDYRGVKKSSVIPLKSCVQEYETQCIRNVLRVTGGNVAKAARIFEITAAGLRYKMKQLDITEED